The segment GCAGCGCCTGGCGGGTGCGCGCCGACGCCTGGGAGTTCCTTGGCTACGCCGTCAAACAGCTGGCCGCCGCCACATCGCGTTCCGGCGGGGTCCGCCCGCCGCGGGAACTGCCGCGGGATGTCAGAAGGTTGTTGCCGCTGCTGGAATCCCTCGAAATGTATTGGGCGTCTCCGGGGCAGCAATATGTCATGGAATTGCGGCGGGTCCTGGAAGCTGCAGAATACCCTGAGGCGCTAAGCCTCATCGAACCGGTCGCGCGACGCGTTGCCGGCCACAACCAACACGCCCAGGAACCCTCACCGGATCCCGAACGCGAAGCGGACCGGGTTGAAGAACCCGCCGAAGCGCGCAAGCGGTTCGAGGTCCTCGTGATCGATGACATCTCCAGCGCCGACCGCGAAGCCCTTCAAGCGGAACTTTTCAGCCAGCGCCGCCCCGCCGACGCCTTCAACTACGAGCTCGTGTGCGTGCCGAGCTTCGAGGACGCCATCGTGGCCATCCTGCTCAACCCCGACATCCAGGCGTGTGTGCTGCGGCCGGGATTCGTCCCGAACAGCAGGCAGCGCCTGAGCCGGGATGTGCGCAGCTTCCTGGACCGGTTCTTGGGGAAGTCGCTCCCCCAGCGACCGTTGGACCGCATCCTGAGCTTGGCGGAGAAACTGGGCCAACTCCGCCCCGAACTTGATCTCTACCTGGTGGCCGGAGTGGGGATCGAAGAACTCGCCGGTTCCTTGACCCGCCAATTCCGCCGGATTTTCCGCCGCCAGGATGGGCTGGAGCTCCATTTGTCCTTGCTGGCCGGCATCGCGGAACGATATGAAGCGCCGTTCTTCCACGCGGTCCAGCAATACAGCCGCAAACCCGCCGGTGTTTTCCATGCCCTGCCGGTGTCCCGGGGTGGATCGGTCATCCATTCCAAGTGGATCAACGATCTCGGCGAGTTCTACGGCCTCAACCTGCTCCTTGCCGAAACCTCCGCCACGTCCGGCGGGCTCGATTCACTCTTGGACCCCCGTGGCTCCCTCAAACAGGCCCAGAAGCTGGCGGCCCGGGCATTTGGTGCCCAAAAATCGCTCTTTGTCACCAACGGGACGTCAACAGCCAACAAGATCGTGCACCAATCGATCCTGGCTCCCGGCGATGTGGTCCTGGTCGACCGGAACTGCCACAAATCGCACCACTACGCCCTCATGCTGGCCGGCGCGCAGGTCTCGTATTTGGACGCCTACCCCTTGAACGATTTCTCCTTCTATGGCGCGGTTCCCTTGGAAAGCATCAAACGGATGCTCCTGGATTACCGCCGGGCAGGCAGGCTCCACGAGGTCAAGATGCTTGCCCTCACCAACTGCACGTTCGACGGCATTGTGTACGACGTCGAACGAGTGATGGAGGAGTGCCTCGCCATCAAACCTGACCTGGTTTTCCTGTGGGACGAGGCCTGGTTCGCGTTCGCGGGCTTCCACCACATCTACCGCCGTCGCACGGCCATGGCTTCGACCCGATCGCTTGAAAAGTCCTTCGCCGATCCGGCCTACGCCCGGCGCCACGCCGAGCAATTGCGCGAGCTTGGGGCGGCAGGCGACCCAGCGGGCGGCGGCCAAGCGGGCGGCGGGCCCGACGACGGCGGCCCGGGTTCCGGCGTCGGGCCCGTCAACGATGAGCTGCTCCTGAAGACGAGGCTGGTGCCCGATCCGGCGAAGGCACGCTTGAGGGTCTACTCAACGCAGTCGACCCACAAGACCCTGACGTCGCTCCGGCAGGGGTCCATGATCCACATCCATGACCAGGACTTTGGCCAGTTGAACGAGGAGAGCTTCCGGGAGGCGTACATGACGCACACCTCCACGTCACCCAACTATCAGATCCTGGCTTCCCTGGACATGGGACGGCGGCAGGTCGAGTTCGAAGGCTACGAGCTCGTGCAAAGGCAGGCAGATCTCGCGGTCAGCATCGCCCAGGCCGTGGCGAGGCATCCCTTGCTGAAGAAGTACTTCCGCGTCCTCGGCACCAAGGACCTCATACCTGCGCAGTATCGCGAAACCAACCGGCAAATGCCGCTCCGCGACGGGCTGGCAGCCATGTCGGAAGCTTGGGAGCGCGACGAATTCGTTGTTGATCCGAGCCGTTTGACCCTGCACATCGGCCTCACCGGCGTGGACGGCGATACCTTCAAGCACGACTATCTGATGGACAAGTACGGGATCCAAGTCAACAAGACGTCAAGGAACAGCGTGCTCTTCATGACCAACATTGGTACCTCCCGGAGTGCCGTCGCGTACCTCGTCGAGGTCCTGGTCAAGCTGGCCGAGACCTTCGAAGACGAGCAATCCGGTCTGAGTGGCCTGGGCCAGCGGGCCCGCCGTACGCGTGTCGCGGCGCTGACCAGCACGCCGCCACCCTTGCCGGATTTCAGCCGCTTCGCAGAACGATTCCGCAAGGACGCGGAAACTCCCGATGGCAACATGCGCGCGGCCTACTTCGAGAGCTACAAAGCTGGATCCTGCGAATACTTCAGTGCGGCCGAACTTGCGCGAAGGATCGCCGCGGGCGAGGAAATGGTGTCTGCCTCCTTCGTCACCCCCTACCCGCCGGGGTTCCCGGTCTTGGTTCCCGGGCAGGTGATCACGGAGGAAATCCTGTCCTTCATGTCGGCTCTGGACACGCGGGAAATCCACGGCTTCAATGCGGAATTGGGGTTCAGGGTGTTGACGGGGTGAGCTAGGGTCACCCCAAAAGCCCATATAAGTGAGCGAGCGACGGGCTTGGAGGGCACATACGTGAGCGAGGGTTCCGCGCTTAGCCGAGCGCCACGGCGAGGATGCCGAGCACGACGGCGAGTAGCGGCGTCGTGCTCTGAAGAACCGCAGCGCGGAGGTACTTTTTGCCGCTCAAGGCGAGCACGATTGCCGCCAGCAGCATGGAGCCGCACGAACTGAAGACGAGGGTCCAGCCCACCTGCGGATGACCAAGTGCGACAAAGACGATCCCGGCGAGCGC is part of the Arthrobacter ramosus genome and harbors:
- a CDS encoding aminotransferase class I/II-fold pyridoxal phosphate-dependent enzyme codes for the protein MAARPNADDDSGSGGEVPSSAWRVRADAWEFLGYAVKQLAAATSRSGGVRPPRELPRDVRRLLPLLESLEMYWASPGQQYVMELRRVLEAAEYPEALSLIEPVARRVAGHNQHAQEPSPDPEREADRVEEPAEARKRFEVLVIDDISSADREALQAELFSQRRPADAFNYELVCVPSFEDAIVAILLNPDIQACVLRPGFVPNSRQRLSRDVRSFLDRFLGKSLPQRPLDRILSLAEKLGQLRPELDLYLVAGVGIEELAGSLTRQFRRIFRRQDGLELHLSLLAGIAERYEAPFFHAVQQYSRKPAGVFHALPVSRGGSVIHSKWINDLGEFYGLNLLLAETSATSGGLDSLLDPRGSLKQAQKLAARAFGAQKSLFVTNGTSTANKIVHQSILAPGDVVLVDRNCHKSHHYALMLAGAQVSYLDAYPLNDFSFYGAVPLESIKRMLLDYRRAGRLHEVKMLALTNCTFDGIVYDVERVMEECLAIKPDLVFLWDEAWFAFAGFHHIYRRRTAMASTRSLEKSFADPAYARRHAEQLRELGAAGDPAGGGQAGGGPDDGGPGSGVGPVNDELLLKTRLVPDPAKARLRVYSTQSTHKTLTSLRQGSMIHIHDQDFGQLNEESFREAYMTHTSTSPNYQILASLDMGRRQVEFEGYELVQRQADLAVSIAQAVARHPLLKKYFRVLGTKDLIPAQYRETNRQMPLRDGLAAMSEAWERDEFVVDPSRLTLHIGLTGVDGDTFKHDYLMDKYGIQVNKTSRNSVLFMTNIGTSRSAVAYLVEVLVKLAETFEDEQSGLSGLGQRARRTRVAALTSTPPPLPDFSRFAERFRKDAETPDGNMRAAYFESYKAGSCEYFSAAELARRIAAGEEMVSASFVTPYPPGFPVLVPGQVITEEILSFMSALDTREIHGFNAELGFRVLTG
- a CDS encoding DUF1304 domain-containing protein; translated protein: MILASLIFALIAGLLHVYIFSMESITWTRPATWRRFSVASQSDAETTKPLAYNQGFYNLFLAIGALAGIVFVALGHPQVGWTLVFSSCGSMLLAAIVLALSGKKYLRAAVLQSTTPLLAVVLGILAVALG